Part of the Nothobranchius furzeri strain GRZ-AD chromosome 2, NfurGRZ-RIMD1, whole genome shotgun sequence genome, agcgcatctgcatGCGTCAGCATTCAAAAACGACCAAGCCTTGAGGTTTCtccgtcctgcatgttttccagctaTGCATGAAGTtgcagcttctaattggctgaacacacctgatccaggcaatcaacagcaggaacaacaaagatagttggaaaacaagcaggactgCGGCTCTCGAGGACCAAGGTTGTCTACCCCTGATCTAGGATAAAGAACAACAAGTGGTGCAAGACTTGTAACTAGGAtgtacaaacaacaagaaaaattTTTGGTTTTTGAGTAGTTACTTCTGATTTATATGGATTCTCGTGTctgttttaagtatttttttctgGCGAAATCTGTCCACAGACCTCACAGGGAAAGGGTTTTTGACCTGTGTGGATACTGATTaaactgtttaaagttgtcttatgagtaaatctttgaccacagaccTCACAGGAAAAGGGggtttgtcctgtgtggactctcgtgtgattgtttaaagtttctttacggctaaatctttgtccacagagctcacaggcaaaaggcttctgtcctgtgtggactctcatgtgattgtttaaatgtgtcttttggctaaatctttgttcacagagctcacaggcgaaaggcctctgacctgtgtggactctcatgtgattgtttaaaggTGTCTTATGGCTAAATTTTTTATCACAAAGCTCACAAGcataaggcttctgtcctgtgtggacactcatgtgactggTTAAAGTTgctttatggctaaatctttgaaCACAGAGCTCACAtgaaaaaggtttctgtcctgtgtggactctaatgtgGATGTTTAAAGTTGCCTTACGACTAAATCTTtggccacagagctcacagacataaGGCTTCtgccctgtgtggactctcatgtgaatgttcaAATATGCCTTTTgactaaatctttgaccacagagctcacatgcataaggtttctctcctgtgtggactctcatgtgattgttcaaatgtgtcttttggctaaatctttgaccacagagctcacatgcataaggtttctgtcctgtgtggactctcatatgtCTGTTTAAATTTGATTTTACGTTAAAAatttttccacagtcatcacaactaaatgattcaAGTTCTTTCTGGACGTTTCTGCATGAGTCTTCATGTTGCTTCACTTTAACATGTTTCTTATTGACCAAACAGCCTGATGACCTAATTGCTGAATGATTTGTCACTCTCacgtgtttctggagagaccacttgtggagaaATTGTTCaccacactcagggcagctaaagGACTTGTTGGCAGTCTTAgaatctgactcagaag contains:
- the LOC107396956 gene encoding LOW QUALITY PROTEIN: gastrula zinc finger protein XlCGF26.1 (The sequence of the model RefSeq protein was modified relative to this genomic sequence to represent the inferred CDS: inserted 2 bases in 1 codon), with product MDTDVQQVVVVKEEAPEEQSAGEDQQDPEHLHIKEEQEELWTSLEGEHLYLKEETDAARFPFTIVTIKSEDDEEKPLFSQLHHQIQDGDVSTSSSADQMRAETSRHPNLNPHEEASGSSETEVSEDDDVNLDSELSHSGPESEHGDNDWNESGSSESDSKTANKSFSCPECGEQFLHKWSLQKHVRVTNHSAIRSSGCLVNKKHVKVKQHEDSCRNVQKELESFSCDDCGKIFNVKSNLNRHMRVHTGQKPYACELCGQRFSQKTHLNNHMRVHTGEKPYACELCGQRFSQKAYLNIHMRVHTGQKPYVCELCGQRFSRKATLNIHIRVHTGQKPFSCELCVQRFSHKATLTSHMSVHTGQKPYACELCDKKFSHKTPLNNHMRVHTGQRPFACELCEQRFSQKTHLNNHMRVHTGQKPFACELCGQRFSRKETLNNHTRVHTGQTPFSCEVCGQRFTHKTTLNSLISIHTGQKPFPCEVCGXRFRQKKILKTDTRIHINQK